In Lacibacter sp. H375, one DNA window encodes the following:
- a CDS encoding acetyl-CoA hydrolase/transferase family protein: MYKHIHYQSVEQALAVIKSGHRVFVHGSAQTPLYLLRELAKHSHRLEQVELVFITVQGDITVDQPQYEGIFNINCMFVSNSVRKAVNEGRADFIPVFLSDIPDLFNKGHLPVDVALVHVSPPDKHGYCSLGVSVDIARSAVNTAKYIIAQVNPNVPRTHGDSLIHTDRFTSMVYCEEQLPEVDYGMKVREDEMQIGRYIAEMIEDGSTLQMGIGTIPDAVFKSLHNHKNLGVHTEMFSDGIIDLVERDIINNVHKKIHPNKTVTGFALGTRKLYNYVDDNPAFVFLDIDYVNDPHVIRRNPKVVAINSAIEVDITGQVCADSIGTTQYSGIGGQMDFMRGAALSEGGKPIIALTSRTAKGINRIVPFLKQGAGVVTTRGHIHYVVTEYGVAHLYGKNLRQRAKALIDIAHPDDREMLERACIERFKQFLVYDSYIH; encoded by the coding sequence ATGTACAAGCATATACACTACCAGTCAGTGGAGCAGGCCCTTGCCGTGATTAAGAGCGGACACCGGGTGTTTGTTCATGGCAGTGCCCAAACTCCTCTTTATTTATTACGTGAGCTGGCTAAACATTCCCACAGGCTGGAGCAGGTAGAGCTCGTATTCATTACCGTACAAGGAGATATAACGGTTGACCAGCCACAATACGAAGGCATCTTCAACATCAACTGCATGTTTGTGAGTAACAGTGTACGGAAAGCGGTGAATGAAGGCCGGGCCGATTTTATTCCTGTGTTTCTCAGCGATATTCCCGACCTTTTTAATAAAGGCCACTTGCCGGTTGATGTAGCATTGGTGCATGTTTCGCCGCCCGATAAACATGGCTATTGCTCTCTTGGCGTGAGTGTTGATATTGCAAGAAGTGCTGTGAACACAGCCAAATATATTATTGCGCAGGTAAACCCAAATGTCCCCCGTACGCATGGCGATAGCCTGATCCATACTGATCGGTTTACATCAATGGTGTATTGCGAAGAACAGCTACCTGAAGTGGATTATGGTATGAAGGTGCGGGAAGATGAAATGCAGATCGGCAGGTACATTGCCGAAATGATTGAAGATGGCAGCACGCTGCAAATGGGTATTGGTACCATTCCGGATGCGGTATTTAAATCCTTGCACAATCACAAAAATCTCGGAGTCCATACCGAAATGTTCAGCGATGGTATCATTGATCTTGTTGAAAGAGATATCATCAACAACGTTCATAAAAAAATTCACCCGAATAAAACAGTAACCGGTTTTGCATTGGGCACACGTAAGTTGTATAATTATGTTGATGATAATCCTGCATTTGTATTTCTTGATATTGATTATGTGAATGATCCGCATGTGATCCGTCGTAATCCAAAAGTGGTGGCCATCAACAGTGCAATTGAAGTTGATATTACAGGCCAGGTTTGTGCTGATAGTATTGGCACAACACAATACAGTGGTATTGGCGGACAAATGGATTTTATGCGTGGTGCTGCTTTGAGCGAAGGTGGCAAACCCATTATTGCACTTACATCACGCACAGCAAAAGGCATTAACCGCATTGTGCCTTTCTTAAAACAAGGTGCAGGTGTGGTAACCACACGAGGACATATTCATTATGTAGTAACAGAATATGGTGTTGCGCATTTGTATGGAAAGAACTTACGTCAGCGTGCAAAAGCATTGATCGATATCGCACACCCCGATGACAGAGAAATGCTGGAGAGGGCATGTATAGAACGCTTTAAACAATTTCTAGTTTACGATTCTTATATTCATTAA
- a CDS encoding ribonuclease HII: MSLLSFYQEELLEAGCDEAGRGCYAGPVFAAAVILPKEFHHPLLNDSKQVKEENRNTLRLIIEEKAMAYAVAKVEVEEIDHINILKASFKAMHLAIDQLKQKPQLLLIDGNRFIKYKRTAHKTFVKGDGRFASIAAASILAKTYRDEYMLNLHQQFPHYNWQKNKGYGTEEHRKAIEVHGLCEHHRKSFNIDPLKIQELF; encoded by the coding sequence ATGTCTTTACTATCTTTTTACCAGGAAGAACTGCTTGAAGCCGGTTGTGATGAAGCGGGAAGGGGTTGTTATGCCGGACCGGTGTTTGCAGCAGCAGTGATCTTGCCGAAAGAATTTCATCATCCTTTGCTTAACGATAGTAAACAGGTAAAAGAAGAAAACAGAAATACGTTACGGTTGATCATTGAGGAGAAGGCAATGGCTTATGCGGTGGCAAAAGTAGAAGTAGAAGAGATCGATCATATCAATATTCTGAAAGCATCGTTTAAAGCCATGCATTTGGCAATTGATCAACTCAAGCAAAAGCCACAATTATTGTTGATCGATGGGAACCGCTTCATTAAATACAAACGCACTGCACACAAAACATTTGTAAAAGGTGATGGACGTTTTGCTTCAATTGCAGCGGCCAGTATTTTGGCCAAAACCTATCGTGATGAATACATGCTCAACCTTCACCAACAGTTTCCCCACTACAATTGGCAAAAGAACAAAGGCTATGGAACAGAAGAACATCGCAAGGCAATTGAAGTGCATGGATTATGTGAGCACCATCGTAAGTCATTTAATATTGATCCGTTGAAAATTCAGGAGTTGTTTTGA
- the asnB gene encoding asparagine synthase (glutamine-hydrolyzing), with translation MCGIAGIISMNPNNVSTERLKQMTDAIAHRGPDGEGFWLNENKTVGFGHRRLAIIDLSETGKQPMHFPFPTGEARPDNPVERGPRERARYSITYNGEIYNYLELKEELKQKGYTFFTHSDTEVILAAYDFWKEECLQQFDGMFAFAIWDEQEQTLFTARDRFGEKPFYYFFDGEQFLFASEMKALWAAGVEKNINHSMLLNYIGLGWVKNPADLSQTFYEQVRSLPQSHYLKLDLRSGKNEIVQYWDLDKETTSTITEAEAIEQFQQLFNVSVTRRLRSDVEVGTSLSGGLDSSSIAAIIKSQITNSKTPIPNSQIQAFTASFPGFEKDETAFAKQVAEKFQLQHHLVSPTAETLLNDIEKLIHQQEEPFQSSSIYAQYKVYELAKQQGVKVILDGQGADETLAGYHKYIHWFLQEKARDSSTVSHELKAFAQNNISVDWSWKNKLAAKFPEMAAVQLENKVNKELLNNKFINNNYRKTHFNKKSIFKPTVSKLNDLLYYNTMRLGLEELLRYADRNCMAHGVEVRLPFLSHELVQFIFSLPSHYKLQNGFTKYILRESMKQVLPSSIVYRTDKIGYEPPQQQWMQSEGFKELLQNGRQKLVNENILKKEILTQPVNAQSAHAVKNDDWRYFCAAHLL, from the coding sequence ATGTGTGGTATTGCAGGAATTATTTCAATGAACCCCAATAATGTTTCAACAGAACGTTTGAAACAAATGACTGACGCCATTGCTCATCGTGGACCGGATGGTGAAGGTTTTTGGTTGAATGAAAACAAAACAGTTGGCTTTGGTCACCGGCGTTTGGCCATCATTGATCTGAGTGAAACCGGTAAACAACCGATGCATTTCCCCTTCCCGACAGGTGAAGCACGCCCCGACAATCCGGTTGAACGGGGACCAAGAGAAAGGGCACGATACAGTATTACCTATAATGGGGAGATCTACAATTATCTTGAACTGAAAGAAGAATTGAAGCAAAAGGGTTACACCTTTTTTACTCATTCCGATACAGAAGTTATTCTTGCTGCTTATGATTTTTGGAAAGAAGAATGTCTGCAACAATTTGATGGTATGTTTGCTTTCGCCATTTGGGATGAACAGGAACAAACCCTTTTTACTGCACGTGACCGCTTTGGAGAAAAACCATTCTACTATTTTTTTGATGGCGAACAGTTTTTATTCGCCAGTGAAATGAAAGCATTGTGGGCTGCAGGTGTAGAGAAGAACATCAACCACAGTATGTTGCTCAACTATATTGGGTTAGGATGGGTAAAGAATCCTGCTGATCTGTCGCAAACATTTTATGAACAGGTCCGTAGTTTACCACAATCACATTACCTGAAGTTAGATTTGCGTAGCGGCAAGAATGAAATTGTACAGTACTGGGATCTTGATAAAGAAACTACATCAACAATAACAGAAGCTGAAGCCATTGAACAGTTTCAGCAACTGTTCAATGTATCTGTTACAAGAAGATTGAGGAGTGATGTGGAAGTTGGTACATCGCTGAGTGGCGGATTAGATAGTTCAAGCATTGCAGCAATTATTAAATCCCAAATCACAAATTCCAAAACCCCAATTCCCAATTCCCAAATCCAGGCCTTCACCGCTTCCTTTCCGGGTTTTGAAAAAGACGAAACGGCTTTTGCTAAACAAGTTGCTGAGAAGTTTCAACTGCAACATCATCTTGTTTCACCAACAGCAGAAACATTATTGAATGATATTGAAAAATTAATTCATCAGCAGGAAGAACCTTTTCAATCGAGTAGTATTTATGCGCAATACAAAGTTTATGAACTGGCGAAGCAACAAGGCGTCAAAGTAATTCTTGATGGGCAGGGTGCCGATGAAACCTTAGCCGGTTATCATAAATACATTCATTGGTTTTTGCAGGAGAAAGCTCGTGATTCATCAACCGTTAGCCATGAGTTAAAGGCGTTCGCACAAAACAACATTTCAGTTGACTGGAGTTGGAAAAATAAACTGGCTGCAAAGTTTCCCGAAATGGCAGCTGTTCAACTGGAAAACAAAGTCAACAAAGAATTATTGAACAATAAATTCATCAACAACAATTATCGCAAGACACATTTTAATAAGAAAAGCATTTTCAAGCCAACAGTGAGCAAGCTTAATGATCTGCTGTATTACAATACCATGCGGTTGGGTTTAGAAGAATTGCTGCGTTATGCTGATCGCAACTGTATGGCACACGGTGTGGAAGTTCGTTTGCCGTTTTTATCGCATGAATTGGTGCAGTTTATTTTCTCTTTGCCTTCGCATTACAAACTACAGAACGGGTTTACGAAATATATTTTGCGTGAAAGTATGAAGCAAGTGCTGCCTTCATCCATTGTTTACAGAACAGACAAGATTGGTTATGAACCACCGCAGCAGCAATGGATGCAGTCGGAAGGCTTTAAAGAATTATTGCAAAACGGCCGGCAAAAACTGGTGAATGAGAATATTCTGAAAAAAGAAATTCTGACACAACCTGTAAATGCACAATCAGCACATGCTGTTAAGAATGATGATTGGCGTTATTTCTGTGCGGCGCATCTGTTGTAA
- a CDS encoding alpha/beta hydrolase has protein sequence MKFLKRLLKWVLIILFVLTVIYFVGPNPSTPVYTTTLPAVPTEAAALENYITQNESQHKIKAENEARIVWYNDSTKQKTEYAIVYLHGFSASQEEGDPVHTAIAKKFGCNLYLARLAEHGIDTSDAMLNLTSEKYWESVKQAYAIGKQLGSKVIVMGTSTGGSNALQLAANFPEIASLILLSPNIAINDPNAWLTNNPWGLQMARLVKKSDYHVTKDQRDIYKAHWYSKYRLEAIVNLQEYLETAMVPETFKKVKQPTLMLYYYKDDVHQDSVVKVSAMLKMFDELGTVAEQKRKVAMPNTGDHVIGGYIKSNDYQGVEIEITKFMMDVLKMPLKTN, from the coding sequence ATGAAATTTCTGAAACGATTGCTGAAATGGGTTCTCATTATTCTTTTTGTTCTTACAGTTATTTATTTTGTTGGCCCCAACCCATCAACCCCGGTTTATACAACTACATTACCTGCTGTTCCAACTGAAGCTGCTGCGTTGGAAAACTATATTACACAAAACGAATCACAACACAAGATCAAGGCGGAAAATGAAGCCCGTATTGTTTGGTATAACGATTCCACCAAACAAAAAACGGAATACGCAATTGTATACCTGCATGGTTTTTCTGCTTCGCAGGAAGAAGGCGACCCCGTGCATACCGCCATTGCCAAGAAGTTTGGCTGCAATTTGTATTTAGCACGTTTAGCTGAGCATGGTATTGATACAAGTGACGCTATGCTTAATCTAACCTCGGAAAAATATTGGGAAAGTGTAAAGCAGGCTTATGCCATCGGCAAACAACTCGGCAGTAAAGTTATCGTCATGGGTACATCAACAGGTGGAAGCAATGCATTACAATTGGCTGCTAATTTCCCTGAAATAGCATCACTCATTTTATTGTCGCCTAATATTGCTATCAATGACCCCAATGCCTGGCTTACCAATAATCCATGGGGTTTGCAAATGGCAAGACTGGTAAAGAAATCTGATTATCATGTCACCAAAGATCAACGGGATATTTACAAAGCTCATTGGTATTCAAAATATCGTTTAGAAGCTATTGTGAATCTGCAGGAGTATCTGGAAACAGCAATGGTTCCCGAAACATTTAAGAAAGTGAAACAGCCAACACTCATGCTGTATTATTACAAAGATGATGTGCACCAGGATAGTGTTGTGAAAGTAAGTGCCATGCTGAAAATGTTTGATGAACTTGGCACAGTTGCTGAACAAAAAAGAAAAGTAGCCATGCCCAACACCGGCGATCATGTGATTGGCGGTTATATTAAATCAAACGACTACCAGGGAGTGGAAATAGAAATAACAAAGTTCATGATGGATGTTTTAAAAATGCCGCTTAAAACTAATTGA
- a CDS encoding Gfo/Idh/MocA family protein produces MSSLSRRDALKALGISIGGSVLPLSSWATNDKGERIYLPEFSNSFVPDKPITVITCGAGARGNVYGNYAVQYPAQLDIVGVAEPIAIRNDRYAKKHAIKDENRFKTWEDVFKRPKFADAILITTPDNLHYGPCMKALEMGYHVLLEKPISPSEKECRDILAMTKKTGKIVAVCHVLRYAPYFEELRKIMQSGVLGKVVSVQHIEPIEHIHMSHSYVRGNWHNSKETTPIILAKSCHDLDILRWMIGKQSKSIHAQGDVSWFKKANAPEGSTARCTDGCKVEASCPYSALKQYYRERKRTYVFDMPEEKEKHADHIMEKLKTTNYGRCVYRMENDQPDHYTTNILFEDGVTCSFSMEAFTSYEGRRTRVMGSLGDIVGDMTTMVHTDFLTGKKTEWKNATDMHGGGDWRLVANWIEAISKNDPSLLTSTIDASIESHLMGFAAEQSRKGNKVVEIKL; encoded by the coding sequence ATGTCTTCATTATCACGCAGAGATGCGTTAAAAGCTTTAGGAATTTCGATTGGTGGATCTGTTTTGCCGCTTTCATCATGGGCAACCAATGATAAAGGTGAACGAATTTATCTTCCTGAATTCAGTAACAGCTTTGTACCGGATAAACCGATCACTGTCATTACCTGTGGTGCAGGTGCAAGAGGAAATGTTTATGGCAACTATGCTGTTCAATATCCTGCACAACTAGACATTGTAGGTGTTGCTGAACCAATTGCTATTCGTAATGATCGATATGCAAAGAAGCACGCAATAAAAGATGAGAACCGTTTTAAAACATGGGAAGATGTATTCAAGCGTCCCAAGTTTGCAGATGCTATTCTTATAACCACACCTGATAATCTGCATTACGGGCCATGCATGAAAGCATTAGAAATGGGTTATCATGTGTTGCTGGAAAAACCAATTTCTCCAAGCGAAAAAGAATGCCGTGATATTTTAGCCATGACAAAAAAAACAGGAAAGATCGTTGCAGTTTGTCATGTACTTCGTTATGCTCCTTACTTTGAAGAATTGCGTAAGATCATGCAAAGTGGTGTATTGGGTAAAGTGGTAAGCGTACAACATATTGAACCAATTGAACACATACACATGAGTCATTCTTATGTGCGTGGTAACTGGCATAACAGTAAAGAAACAACGCCAATCATTCTTGCAAAGAGTTGTCATGATCTGGATATATTACGTTGGATGATTGGTAAACAAAGCAAGAGCATTCATGCACAAGGCGATGTAAGCTGGTTTAAAAAAGCAAATGCCCCAGAAGGAAGTACGGCCCGTTGCACCGATGGTTGTAAAGTGGAAGCAAGCTGTCCCTATTCAGCTTTGAAACAATATTATCGGGAACGGAAACGGACTTATGTATTTGATATGCCGGAAGAAAAAGAGAAACATGCCGATCATATCATGGAGAAATTAAAAACAACCAACTATGGCCGTTGTGTGTACCGGATGGAGAATGATCAACCCGATCATTATACCACCAATATATTATTTGAAGATGGTGTTACCTGCAGTTTCAGCATGGAAGCATTTACTTCCTACGAAGGAAGAAGAACGAGAGTAATGGGTAGTCTGGGAGATATTGTGGGTGATATGACAACGATGGTGCATACCGATTTCCTCACTGGTAAAAAAACAGAATGGAAAAATGCAACTGATATGCATGGCGGTGGCGACTGGCGTCTTGTTGCAAACTGGATCGAAGCGATATCGAAAAACGATCCATCCTTACTTACATCAACAATTGATGCATCAATTGAAAGTCATTTAATGGGTTTTGCTGCTGAGCAAAGCAGGAAGGGAAATAAGGTGGTAGAGATAAAACTGTAA
- a CDS encoding DUF2911 domain-containing protein, translating to MKLLSMIFLFVAFELTATAQNGSKLPPLDKSPMDMSYYPVNYPVLRIQPNKVTEPLIARVIYSRPSKSGRKVFGELVEDGKIWRLGANEATEIEFYRDVKIGGKTVKKGRYTMYALESAAKWTVIINKDTDVWGAFKYDASKDVVRVDCPVTKTADVTESFTMVFEKVNDKSINLIMDWDEVMVKMPISW from the coding sequence ATGAAATTGTTATCGATGATTTTTTTATTTGTTGCATTTGAGTTAACCGCAACAGCACAGAACGGAAGCAAATTACCGCCATTGGATAAATCACCAATGGATATGTCGTATTACCCTGTGAACTATCCTGTTCTTAGAATTCAGCCAAATAAAGTAACCGAACCATTGATTGCCCGTGTTATTTACAGTCGCCCTTCAAAGAGTGGCCGTAAAGTATTTGGCGAATTGGTGGAAGATGGAAAGATCTGGCGATTGGGCGCCAACGAAGCAACAGAGATCGAGTTTTACCGTGATGTAAAAATCGGAGGCAAAACAGTAAAGAAAGGTCGTTATACCATGTATGCGCTAGAGAGTGCTGCAAAATGGACAGTGATCATTAATAAAGATACCGATGTGTGGGGCGCATTTAAATATGATGCAAGTAAAGATGTAGTTCGTGTTGATTGCCCTGTTACAAAAACAGCAGATGTGACCGAATCATTTACGATGGTATTTGAAAAGGTTAACGATAAAAGCATCAACCTGATTATGGATTGGGATGAAGTGATGGTGAAGATGCCGATTAGCTGGTGA
- a CDS encoding L-threonylcarbamoyladenylate synthase, which yields MLLHVHPENPQPRQIKTIVECLQSGGIIIYPTDTIYGLGCDIFQHKAIERICRIKNVDPQKAQLSFICHGLSDLSNYTKQISTPVYRMLKQYLPGPYTFILPASREVPKILKSKKDTIGLRVPDNKIACAIIRELGHPILSASLPGEMVEEYTDPEYMHDNFKKLVDLVVDGGIGGMVPSTIVDCTDDEPVVLREGLGDWVG from the coding sequence ATGTTATTGCACGTTCATCCGGAAAACCCTCAGCCCCGGCAGATCAAAACCATTGTTGAGTGTCTGCAAAGCGGGGGCATCATTATCTATCCAACCGATACGATTTATGGTTTGGGTTGTGATATTTTTCAGCATAAAGCTATCGAACGCATTTGCCGCATCAAAAATGTTGACCCGCAAAAAGCGCAACTTTCATTTATCTGCCACGGACTGAGCGATCTCAGCAATTACACCAAACAGATCAGCACGCCTGTTTATCGTATGCTGAAGCAGTATCTGCCAGGTCCTTATACGTTCATTTTACCCGCCAGTCGTGAAGTGCCGAAAATCCTGAAAAGTAAAAAAGATACCATTGGTTTGCGTGTGCCTGATAATAAAATTGCATGTGCCATAATCCGTGAGTTAGGCCATCCAATATTAAGTGCGTCATTGCCCGGGGAGATGGTGGAAGAATACACCGATCCTGAATACATGCATGATAACTTTAAGAAATTGGTTGACTTGGTTGTTGACGGTGGAATTGGTGGTATGGTTCCTTCAACCATTGTGGACTGCACGGATGATGAACCGGTGGTGTTGAGAGAAGGATTGGGCGACTGGGTAGGTTAA
- a CDS encoding TIGR02757 family protein — MKQQELKKFLNAKVDFYNQPSFIKDDPICIPHLFSKQQDIEIAGFFAAIFAWGNRTTIINKARELMQLMNMQPYNFCLNHSSGALKKLSAFKHRTFTADDLYYFIEFFQQHYSNHDSLETAFFPTKGMTVEEGLNHFKNYFFSFEHLKRTEKHVSAPMQKSTCKRLNMYLRWMVRDDSRGVDFGIWKNIKPSDLVCPLDVHVSRVARQYDLLSRKQDDWEAALELTANLRILDKNDPVKYDFALFGTGVMEYKL; from the coding sequence ATGAAGCAGCAAGAATTAAAAAAGTTTCTCAATGCGAAGGTTGATTTCTACAATCAACCTTCGTTCATTAAAGATGATCCCATCTGCATTCCCCATCTGTTTAGCAAACAACAGGATATTGAGATCGCCGGTTTTTTTGCAGCCATCTTCGCATGGGGCAACCGCACCACCATCATCAACAAAGCAAGAGAACTTATGCAGCTGATGAATATGCAGCCATATAACTTTTGTCTGAACCATTCTTCCGGTGCATTAAAAAAATTAAGCGCCTTCAAGCACCGCACATTTACCGCTGATGATCTTTATTACTTCATTGAATTCTTTCAGCAGCACTACAGTAACCATGATTCATTAGAAACAGCCTTCTTTCCAACAAAAGGAATGACGGTAGAAGAAGGGTTGAATCATTTCAAAAACTATTTCTTTTCATTCGAGCATTTGAAACGAACAGAGAAGCACGTTTCAGCACCGATGCAAAAATCAACCTGCAAGCGTTTGAATATGTATTTGCGCTGGATGGTGAGGGACGACAGCAGGGGTGTTGATTTCGGAATCTGGAAGAATATCAAACCATCTGATCTTGTTTGTCCACTGGATGTGCATGTATCAAGAGTAGCACGACAATATGATCTGCTTTCCCGCAAGCAAGATGATTGGGAAGCGGCGCTAGAACTCACAGCCAATCTGCGTATCTTAGACAAGAACGATCCCGTGAAATATGACTTTGCATTATTTGGTACTGGTGTAATGGAATATAAACTTTAG
- a CDS encoding cupin-like domain-containing protein, translating into MQLKPVDTFDTISPEQFRRDYYLPGKPVIIKSLAKTWPAYNKWNWNFLKQIAGHHKVGIYNNIKSDAYTPINTADDYKTFGEYVDMISEGPAGWRIFLFNIFDHSPELTQDFTWPEEYMKGFVKKYPMLFVGGATSITHMHFDIDLSHILHTQFVGRKRVLLFPYEEQYKLYRKPFEVLSLADFSNYHLKNGKPDYEQFPAIRQATGYEVILEHGDTLFMPAGYFHHMEYLDSGFAMSLRAMQEGIAPKLHGVWNLFGMRGIDTLLKKTAPQWWYSFKKRKAFEAAEKELI; encoded by the coding sequence ATGCAACTGAAACCCGTTGATACATTTGATACCATCAGCCCAGAGCAGTTTCGTCGTGACTATTATCTGCCAGGTAAGCCTGTGATCATTAAATCACTCGCAAAAACATGGCCAGCTTATAACAAGTGGAACTGGAATTTTCTGAAGCAAATTGCAGGGCATCATAAAGTAGGCATTTATAATAATATTAAAAGTGATGCATACACGCCCATCAACACGGCTGATGATTATAAGACCTTTGGCGAATATGTTGATATGATCTCCGAAGGCCCGGCAGGCTGGCGCATTTTCCTCTTTAATATTTTCGATCATTCACCGGAGTTGACACAGGATTTTACCTGGCCCGAAGAATATATGAAGGGCTTTGTAAAAAAATACCCGATGTTATTTGTGGGTGGGGCAACCTCCATCACTCATATGCATTTTGATATTGATTTGTCGCATATCCTGCATACACAGTTTGTGGGTCGTAAGCGGGTGCTGCTCTTCCCATATGAAGAACAATACAAATTGTACCGCAAACCTTTTGAAGTTTTGAGCCTGGCCGATTTCAGCAATTATCATCTCAAAAACGGAAAACCCGACTACGAACAGTTCCCGGCTATTAGGCAGGCAACTGGTTATGAAGTAATACTTGAGCATGGCGATACCCTGTTTATGCCTGCCGGTTACTTTCATCATATGGAATATCTTGATAGTGGGTTTGCGATGAGCCTGCGTGCAATGCAGGAAGGCATAGCGCCAAAGTTGCATGGTGTATGGAACCTGTTTGGGATGCGTGGTATAGATACTTTGTTGAAGAAAACAGCTCCGCAATGGTGGTATTCGTTCAAAAAACGAAAAGCATTTGAAGCCGCTGAAAAAGAATTGATTTAG
- a CDS encoding cystathionine gamma-synthase, with protein sequence MKLDTKMIHAGSHPDPSTGAIMTPIYQTSTYVQEAPGVNKGYEYARSQNPTRFALEEAVAVIENGKFGLVFGSGVAATDAVIKLLAPGDEVIAASDMYGGTYRLFMKVFEKFGLKFIYVDTTNPENVKAAITANTKLIWLETPTNPLMNITDIKAVSVIAKEAGALLCVDNTFASPYLQNPLDLGADIVMHSATKYLGGHSDVIQGCLVMNDKDLREKLYFIQKSSGAVPGPMDCFLVLRGIKTLAVRMRAHCANGAKIAHWLKVNPKVAKVYWPGFTDHPGHAIAKAQMRDFGGMISFELKDDSIEEARRVLSSTHLFALAESLGGVESLINHPASMTHASIPREKRIKDGLHDSLIRLSVGIEDADDLIEDLAKAIG encoded by the coding sequence ATGAAACTAGATACTAAAATGATCCATGCCGGTTCGCATCCCGATCCTTCAACCGGCGCTATTATGACACCCATTTATCAAACCAGTACCTATGTGCAGGAAGCTCCGGGCGTAAACAAAGGATATGAATATGCAAGAAGCCAGAACCCAACACGCTTTGCATTGGAAGAAGCAGTAGCCGTAATTGAAAACGGAAAGTTCGGTTTGGTGTTTGGAAGTGGTGTGGCTGCAACAGATGCCGTGATCAAATTGCTTGCGCCGGGCGATGAAGTGATTGCGGCGAGTGATATGTACGGTGGTACGTATCGTTTGTTCATGAAAGTATTTGAAAAATTCGGGTTGAAGTTTATTTATGTTGACACCACCAATCCTGAAAATGTAAAAGCAGCGATCACTGCCAATACAAAACTCATTTGGCTGGAAACACCCACAAATCCGTTGATGAATATTACCGACATCAAAGCTGTTTCCGTGATTGCAAAAGAAGCGGGTGCATTGCTTTGTGTTGATAACACCTTTGCTTCGCCTTATTTGCAAAACCCGTTAGATCTCGGTGCGGATATTGTAATGCATTCCGCTACAAAATATCTCGGTGGTCATAGTGATGTCATACAAGGTTGTTTGGTCATGAATGATAAAGACCTTCGTGAAAAATTATACTTCATTCAGAAAAGTTCCGGCGCTGTTCCCGGACCAATGGATTGTTTCCTGGTGTTGCGTGGCATAAAAACTTTGGCTGTGCGAATGAGAGCGCATTGTGCAAACGGTGCAAAAATTGCACATTGGTTAAAAGTCAATCCAAAAGTGGCGAAAGTTTATTGGCCTGGTTTTACAGATCATCCCGGACATGCAATTGCAAAAGCACAAATGCGTGATTTTGGTGGCATGATCAGTTTTGAATTGAAAGATGACAGTATTGAAGAAGCAAGACGTGTATTGTCATCCACCCATTTATTTGCATTGGCTGAAAGTTTAGGTGGTGTTGAAAGTCTCATCAATCACCCAGCAAGCATGACGCATGCTTCTATCCCAAGAGAAAAAAGAATTAAAGATGGCTTGCATGATTCGCTGATCCGTTTGAGTGTGGGTATTGAAGATGCTGATGATCTCATTGAAGATCTGGCGAAAGCAATTGGATAA